A single genomic interval of Streptomyces graminofaciens harbors:
- a CDS encoding DUF1996 domain-containing protein — MGRNIRKRRSPLAVRAIAASAALAVAGGGLVWANFYASAGESKSKQNSTLASAQVATINCPDVGQKLTSVPQGARAGVDKELALLDRQITEAYTRLASTRNAQSKDAGFVQNAILGPLQSKRTATIDRIAINIKRVGGTAPNNLGQLAACTGQQANTNAGQGQGQNGQQQGNNGQNQNGNGQQQGNNGQNQNGNGQQQGNNGQQGNGQQQGNGGQGGNGPVAADFVDITKVQGNAALGVGQNGLAANGNSGSRGTFTSNCGTNGNDNHNTDNVIVAPGTANGAHHLHDYVGNQSNDAFASDQELAAAQTTCQNQGDKSSYFWPVLRLQDGSQDFDQNNDGGGKEGNVGKILQPAQAQLKFVGNKKGNVVAMPTALRIITGDAKAFVNGNANANVNWSCTGFENKVQLKDKYPICPQGSQVVRTTNFQSCWDGQNIDSANHRTHVSFVQGDGSCANGFKAIPQLQVRLVYNVPAPKLQNGQVVNPYAVDTFPENLHKPITDHNDFINFFSQNTMNKMVNCINTGKNCK; from the coding sequence ATGGGACGCAACATTCGGAAACGACGTTCGCCGCTGGCCGTTCGGGCCATCGCCGCCTCGGCGGCACTCGCAGTCGCGGGTGGCGGCCTTGTCTGGGCGAATTTCTACGCCTCGGCGGGCGAGTCGAAGTCGAAGCAGAACAGCACGCTGGCCTCCGCCCAGGTGGCGACCATCAACTGCCCGGACGTCGGCCAGAAGCTGACCAGTGTGCCGCAGGGCGCGCGCGCGGGAGTCGACAAGGAGCTGGCGCTGCTCGACCGACAGATCACCGAGGCGTACACGCGCCTCGCCTCCACGCGCAACGCCCAGTCCAAGGACGCGGGCTTCGTGCAGAACGCGATCCTCGGCCCGCTGCAGTCCAAGCGGACCGCGACGATCGACCGGATCGCGATCAACATCAAGCGCGTGGGCGGTACCGCCCCTAACAACCTGGGCCAGCTCGCCGCGTGCACCGGCCAGCAGGCGAACACCAACGCCGGCCAGGGCCAGGGGCAGAACGGCCAGCAGCAGGGCAACAACGGCCAGAACCAGAACGGTAACGGCCAGCAGCAGGGCAACAACGGCCAGAACCAGAACGGCAATGGCCAGCAGCAGGGCAACAACGGTCAGCAGGGCAACGGCCAGCAGCAGGGCAACGGTGGACAGGGCGGCAACGGCCCGGTCGCGGCGGACTTCGTCGACATCACCAAGGTCCAGGGCAACGCCGCGCTGGGCGTCGGTCAGAACGGTCTCGCCGCGAACGGCAACAGCGGCTCGCGCGGCACGTTCACCTCGAACTGCGGCACCAACGGCAACGACAACCACAACACGGACAACGTGATTGTCGCCCCCGGTACCGCCAACGGCGCCCACCACCTGCACGACTACGTCGGCAACCAGAGCAACGACGCGTTCGCGAGCGACCAGGAGCTGGCCGCCGCCCAGACGACCTGCCAGAACCAGGGCGACAAGTCGTCGTACTTCTGGCCGGTTCTCCGTCTGCAGGACGGTTCGCAGGACTTCGACCAGAACAACGACGGTGGTGGCAAGGAAGGCAACGTCGGCAAGATCCTTCAGCCCGCCCAGGCGCAGCTGAAGTTCGTCGGCAACAAGAAGGGCAACGTCGTCGCGATGCCGACCGCCCTGCGCATCATCACCGGTGACGCCAAGGCCTTCGTCAACGGCAACGCCAACGCCAACGTGAACTGGAGCTGCACCGGCTTCGAGAACAAGGTGCAGCTGAAGGACAAGTACCCGATCTGCCCGCAGGGCAGCCAGGTGGTGCGCACGACCAACTTCCAGAGCTGCTGGGACGGTCAGAACATCGACAGCGCCAACCACCGCACGCACGTTTCCTTCGTCCAGGGCGACGGCTCCTGCGCCAACGGCTTCAAGGCGATCCCCCAGCTCCAGGTCCGACTGGTCTACAACGTCCCGGCCCCGAAGCTGCAGAACGGCCAGGTGGTGAACCCGTACGCGGTGGACACCTTCCCGGAGAACCTGCACAAGCCGATCACCGACCACAACGACTTCATCAACTTCTTCTCGCAGAACACGATGAACAAGATGGTCAACTGCATCAACACGGGCAAGAACTGCAAGTAG
- a CDS encoding winged helix-turn-helix domain-containing protein encodes MATTRSLSTAPTLTGPTAAPSTNGPARHRLRAVGRDEVVDVADFLPPGATWLPAPQHTLPTLPGQPPMIGYLVLVPADQQPPVLPFAVAGQETTAVPASASAAVSASASVSASASASVDGGPAEGGESLVQVDVVQRTAAVDGRTLDLTYLEFELLAHLVAHPHRVHTRDQLVTTVWGYGHVGDGRTVDVHIARLRRKLGAEFRQSIQTVRRVGYKYTPPVGR; translated from the coding sequence ATGGCGACCACTCGTTCTCTCTCCACCGCCCCCACCCTCACCGGCCCGACCGCCGCCCCCTCGACCAACGGCCCCGCACGACACCGGCTCCGTGCCGTCGGCCGGGACGAGGTGGTCGACGTCGCGGACTTCCTGCCGCCGGGCGCGACCTGGCTGCCGGCCCCCCAGCACACCCTGCCCACGCTGCCCGGGCAGCCGCCGATGATCGGCTACCTCGTCCTCGTCCCGGCGGACCAGCAGCCGCCGGTGCTGCCGTTCGCGGTGGCGGGGCAGGAGACGACGGCGGTGCCCGCGTCGGCCTCGGCTGCGGTTTCGGCCTCGGCTTCCGTATCCGCTTCCGCTTCCGCTTCGGTGGACGGCGGCCCGGCCGAGGGCGGGGAGTCCCTCGTCCAGGTCGACGTCGTGCAGCGGACCGCCGCGGTGGACGGGCGGACGCTCGACCTGACCTATCTGGAGTTCGAGCTGCTCGCGCATCTCGTCGCGCATCCGCATCGGGTGCACACGCGGGACCAGTTGGTCACCACCGTGTGGGGCTACGGGCACGTGGGGGACGGGCGGACGGTCGATGTGCACATCGCCCGGCTGCGGCGGAAGCTCGGGGCCGAGTTCCGGCAGTCGATCCAGACGGTTCGGCGGGTGGGGTACAAGTACACGCCGCCGGTTGGTCGTTGA
- a CDS encoding DUF6891 domain-containing protein translates to MGAPRRVVVAALGTAGLSTQWDGNPDKAIEVRALTWRKRLVG, encoded by the coding sequence GTGGGCGCCCCTCGGCGCGTTGTCGTCGCCGCCCTCGGCACCGCCGGGCTGTCCACCCAGTGGGACGGCAATCCGGACAAGGCGATCGAGGTCAGGGCGCTGACATGGCGCAAACGCCTGGTGGGCTGA
- the glnII gene encoding glutamine synthetase: MTFKAEYIWIDGTEPTAKLRSKTKIIAGAPAGLDALPIWGFDGSSTNQAEGHSSDRVLKPVFTCPDPIRGGDDILVLCEVLDIDFTPHSSNTRAALREVAEKFAGQEPIFGIEQEYTFFQDGYPLGFPKGGFPAPQGGYYCGVGADEIFGRDIVEAHLENCLEAGLAISGINAEVMPGQWEFQVGPVSPLEVSDHLWVARWLLYRTAEDFGVSATLDPKPVKGDWNGAGAHTNFSTKAMREGYEAIITACESLGEGSKPLDHVKNYGAGIDDRLTGLHETAPWNEYSYGVSNRGASVRIPWQVEVDGKGYIEDRRPNANVDPYIVTRLIVDTCCSALEKAGQV; encoded by the coding sequence GTGACCTTCAAGGCTGAGTACATCTGGATCGACGGCACCGAGCCGACGGCCAAGCTCCGTTCCAAGACGAAGATCATCGCGGGTGCGCCCGCCGGTCTGGACGCGCTGCCGATCTGGGGCTTCGACGGTTCCTCCACGAACCAGGCCGAGGGCCACTCCTCGGACCGTGTGCTCAAGCCGGTCTTCACCTGCCCGGACCCGATCCGCGGCGGCGACGACATCCTCGTGCTCTGCGAGGTCCTCGACATCGACTTCACGCCGCACTCCTCCAACACCCGCGCCGCGCTGCGCGAGGTCGCCGAGAAGTTCGCCGGCCAGGAGCCGATCTTCGGCATCGAGCAGGAGTACACCTTCTTCCAGGACGGTTACCCGCTCGGCTTCCCCAAGGGCGGCTTCCCGGCCCCGCAGGGCGGCTACTACTGCGGTGTCGGCGCCGACGAGATCTTCGGCCGTGACATCGTCGAGGCCCACCTGGAGAACTGCCTGGAGGCCGGTCTCGCCATCTCCGGCATCAACGCCGAGGTCATGCCCGGCCAGTGGGAGTTCCAGGTCGGCCCGGTCTCCCCGCTGGAGGTCTCCGACCACCTGTGGGTGGCCCGCTGGCTGCTCTACCGCACCGCCGAGGACTTCGGTGTCTCCGCGACCCTCGACCCCAAGCCGGTCAAGGGCGACTGGAACGGCGCCGGCGCGCACACCAACTTCTCCACGAAGGCGATGCGCGAGGGCTACGAGGCGATCATCACCGCGTGCGAGTCGCTGGGCGAGGGCTCGAAGCCGCTCGACCACGTCAAGAACTACGGCGCCGGCATCGACGACCGTCTGACGGGTCTGCACGAGACCGCCCCGTGGAACGAGTACTCCTACGGTGTCTCCAACCGTGGCGCCTCGGTCCGCATCCCGTGGCAGGTCGAGGTGGACGGCAAGGGCTACATCGAGGACCGCCGCCCGAACGCCAACGTCGACCCGTACATCGTGACGCGTCTGATCGTCGACACCTGCTGCTCGGCGCTGGAGAAGGCCGGCCAGGTCTGA
- a CDS encoding MarR family winged helix-turn-helix transcriptional regulator, with translation MAEGEERVADHEREMAVVHLLREVTVELGLHSARFANRNGMHPTDVRALIALMDASRAGTALTAGRLGALLGLNSAGATALVDRLERLGHVRRTRDRQDRRRVLVELDERAIEVGWESFGPLIGRAVELLRGYDERELAAVRGFLEEMREAATGSE, from the coding sequence ATGGCGGAGGGCGAGGAGCGCGTGGCGGATCACGAGCGTGAGATGGCGGTCGTCCATCTGTTGCGCGAGGTCACCGTCGAACTCGGCCTGCACAGCGCCCGGTTCGCGAACCGGAACGGGATGCATCCGACCGACGTACGTGCTCTGATCGCCCTGATGGACGCCTCCAGGGCCGGTACGGCGCTGACGGCGGGGCGGCTCGGCGCTCTACTCGGCCTCAACTCGGCCGGGGCGACGGCACTGGTCGACCGCCTGGAGCGGCTCGGCCACGTACGGCGGACCCGGGACCGGCAGGACCGGCGCCGGGTGCTGGTGGAGCTCGACGAGCGGGCGATCGAGGTGGGGTGGGAGTCCTTCGGGCCGCTGATCGGGCGGGCGGTGGAGCTGCTGCGCGGATACGACGAGCGGGAACTGGCCGCCGTGCGCGGGTTCCTGGAGGAGATGCGGGAGGCGGCGACCGGCTCCGAATGA
- a CDS encoding alpha/beta fold hydrolase: MGTDAGTGSYDVGVFREAYGKVLAKWPADREALNVPGAFGATRVHMCGPCDAPPLVLLPGGGGATSASWFANAEALSRDHRVYALDLIGQPGLSTGEAGHPLRTVADLTAWLDGTLDGLGVDATALCGHSYGAWIALHYTVHAPHRVRRLALLDPTGCFSRFRAAYLLRAGWMLLGRSARRTRAFLEWETGGAPLDPEWLRLQEAAAGFPFVRPVAGPGPDRATAAALDVPTLLLLAGDSRAHDSRRVAVRAAEWLPRAEVTVLPDVSHHALPHTCSAELNRRLTDFLTGSLNDG; encoded by the coding sequence ATGGGCACAGACGCGGGTACAGGTTCGTACGACGTCGGGGTGTTCCGCGAGGCGTACGGCAAGGTTCTGGCCAAGTGGCCGGCGGACCGCGAGGCACTCAACGTGCCCGGGGCCTTCGGCGCGACCCGGGTGCACATGTGCGGTCCGTGTGACGCGCCCCCGCTGGTGCTCCTCCCGGGCGGCGGCGGTGCCACCTCCGCCTCCTGGTTCGCCAACGCCGAGGCGCTGTCCCGTGACCACCGGGTGTACGCCCTCGACCTGATCGGCCAGCCGGGCCTGAGCACAGGTGAGGCCGGCCACCCCCTCCGTACGGTGGCCGACCTCACGGCCTGGCTCGACGGGACCCTGGACGGGCTCGGCGTCGACGCGACCGCGCTGTGCGGTCATTCGTACGGCGCCTGGATCGCCCTGCACTACACCGTGCACGCGCCCCACCGGGTCCGCCGTCTGGCACTGCTCGACCCGACCGGGTGCTTCTCCCGGTTCCGGGCCGCGTATCTCCTGCGTGCCGGCTGGATGCTGCTCGGCCGCTCCGCCCGCCGCACCCGCGCCTTTCTGGAGTGGGAGACGGGCGGTGCCCCACTGGACCCCGAGTGGCTCCGCCTCCAGGAGGCGGCCGCGGGCTTCCCCTTCGTACGGCCGGTCGCCGGACCGGGGCCGGACCGCGCGACGGCGGCTGCCCTCGACGTGCCGACCCTGCTGCTCCTGGCCGGAGACAGCAGGGCCCACGACTCCCGCCGGGTGGCGGTCCGCGCCGCCGAGTGGCTGCCGCGCGCGGAGGTCACCGTCCTGCCGGACGTCTCCCACCACGCGCTGCCGCACACGTGCTCAGCGGAGCTGAACCGCCGCCTGACGGACTTCCTCACCGGCTCCCTGAACGACGGCTGA
- a CDS encoding arsenate reductase family protein codes for MEIWINPACSKCRSAISLLDAEGAGYTVRRYLEDVPSEDEIRDVLDRLGLEPWDITRTQEAVAKELGLKDWARDASARDRWVKALSEHPKLIQRPIITADDGTALVARTDEAVRDALSR; via the coding sequence ATGGAGATCTGGATCAATCCGGCCTGTTCGAAGTGCCGCAGCGCGATCAGCCTGCTCGACGCCGAGGGCGCCGGCTACACCGTCCGCCGCTACCTGGAGGACGTCCCGAGCGAGGACGAGATCCGTGACGTACTGGACCGGCTCGGCCTCGAACCATGGGACATCACCCGCACCCAGGAGGCCGTGGCCAAGGAGCTCGGCCTGAAGGACTGGGCCCGGGACGCCTCCGCGCGCGACCGGTGGGTCAAGGCACTCTCCGAGCACCCGAAGCTGATCCAGCGGCCGATCATCACCGCGGACGACGGCACGGCACTCGTGGCCCGCACGGACGAGGCCGTACGGGACGCGCTGTCTCGGTAG
- a CDS encoding DUF4360 domain-containing protein, with the protein MVRGLLLGGAVAALLATAFPAQASSPFDNPPPDKIVIKVATVNGSGCPAGTAAVAVSPDNTAFTVTYSDYLAQVGGGAPSTAFRKNCQLNLIVHVPGGFTYAIASVDYRGFASLARGASGVEKASYYFQGSPDTASRTHTFNGPLEDNWQATDDTDWAQLVWAPCGVERNFNINTELRVNKGTSTSSSTSFMTMDSTDGDISTIYHLAWKECPAA; encoded by the coding sequence ATGGTTCGTGGACTCCTGCTGGGTGGCGCCGTCGCCGCCCTGCTCGCCACCGCGTTTCCCGCGCAGGCCTCTTCGCCGTTCGACAACCCGCCCCCGGACAAGATCGTCATCAAGGTCGCCACGGTGAACGGCTCCGGCTGTCCCGCCGGCACCGCCGCGGTCGCCGTCTCCCCCGACAACACCGCGTTCACGGTCACCTATAGCGACTACCTCGCCCAGGTCGGCGGTGGCGCCCCCTCCACCGCGTTCCGCAAGAACTGCCAGCTCAACCTGATCGTCCACGTCCCCGGGGGCTTCACCTACGCCATCGCCAGCGTCGACTACCGCGGCTTCGCCTCGCTCGCGCGTGGCGCGAGCGGCGTGGAGAAGGCCTCGTACTACTTCCAGGGCTCCCCGGACACGGCGTCCAGGACCCACACGTTCAACGGCCCCCTCGAGGACAACTGGCAGGCCACCGACGATACCGACTGGGCCCAGCTGGTCTGGGCGCCCTGTGGCGTCGAGCGCAACTTCAACATCAACACCGAGCTGCGGGTGAACAAGGGCACGTCCACGTCCAGCAGCACGAGCTTCATGACGATGGACTCGACCGACGGCGACATCAGCACGATCTACCACTTGGCGTGGAAGGAGTGCCCTGCCGCGTGA
- a CDS encoding winged helix DNA-binding domain-containing protein, translating into MGEVRRYIGVAERRARLALRQRLAGDARAAGPEEVAESMVALHGSDPATVFLAVGARLADPGRTVAETERALYEDRTLVRMHGMRHTVFVFPTELTPVVHSSTSLAVAAKERASLLKHMEVGGAPDAAWLKEVEESTLAALARRGQATAVELAEDEPRLRRRFLYGAGKSYEGLHTVSTRLLKVLGAEGKVVRARPLGSWTSSQYRWAVAPPHPEWDVAEAQAALLGRWLAVCGPATEADLKWWTGWRVSDVRRALAAIGARAVGLDEGTGYVVAGDEEPVVGPGESWAALLPGLDPTAMGWQQRDWYLPAELRPSLFDYSGNIGPTVWWNGRVVGGWAQRADGEVVWRLLDAKGVGREGEVAIASEVERLRGWLGGARVTPRFRSPLERELAGS; encoded by the coding sequence ATGGGGGAAGTGCGGCGGTACATCGGCGTGGCGGAGCGGCGGGCGCGGCTCGCGCTGCGGCAGCGGCTGGCCGGGGACGCGCGGGCGGCGGGGCCCGAGGAGGTGGCCGAGTCGATGGTCGCGCTGCACGGCTCGGACCCGGCGACGGTGTTTCTGGCCGTGGGCGCGCGGCTCGCCGATCCGGGGCGGACGGTGGCCGAGACCGAGCGGGCGCTGTACGAGGACCGGACGCTGGTGCGGATGCACGGCATGCGGCACACGGTGTTCGTGTTCCCCACGGAGCTGACCCCCGTGGTGCACTCCTCGACGAGCCTCGCGGTCGCCGCGAAGGAGCGGGCGTCGCTGCTCAAGCACATGGAGGTGGGCGGGGCGCCCGACGCGGCCTGGCTGAAAGAGGTCGAGGAGTCGACGCTGGCGGCACTGGCCCGGCGCGGCCAGGCGACGGCGGTGGAGCTCGCCGAGGACGAGCCGCGCCTGCGCCGGCGGTTCCTGTACGGGGCGGGGAAGAGCTACGAGGGGCTGCACACGGTCTCGACGAGACTGCTGAAGGTGCTGGGCGCGGAGGGCAAGGTCGTGCGGGCGCGGCCGCTCGGCTCGTGGACGTCGAGCCAGTACCGGTGGGCGGTGGCGCCGCCGCATCCCGAGTGGGACGTGGCCGAGGCGCAGGCCGCGTTGCTGGGGCGGTGGTTGGCGGTGTGTGGTCCGGCGACGGAGGCCGACCTGAAGTGGTGGACGGGGTGGCGGGTCAGCGATGTCCGCCGGGCCCTGGCGGCGATCGGGGCGCGGGCGGTGGGCCTGGACGAGGGCACGGGGTACGTGGTCGCCGGGGACGAGGAGCCGGTCGTCGGGCCGGGCGAGTCCTGGGCGGCGCTGCTGCCCGGGCTCGACCCCACGGCGATGGGATGGCAGCAGCGGGACTGGTATCTGCCGGCCGAGCTGCGGCCTTCGCTGTTCGACTACAGCGGCAACATCGGGCCGACGGTGTGGTGGAACGGTCGGGTGGTGGGGGGTTGGGCCCAGCGGGCGGACGGTGAGGTTGTGTGGCGGCTGTTGGACGCGAAGGGGGTGGGGCGGGAGGGGGAGGTGGCGATCGCCTCGGAGGTGGAGCGGTTGCGGGGGTGGCTGGGTGGGGCTCGGGTCACTCCGCGGTTTCGGTCCCCTCTGGAGCGGGAGTTGGCGGGCAGCTGA